Part of the Bdellovibrionales bacterium genome, ACTCTAATGAAGTGGCGCAAGGAAATTTTAAATTATTTTGTGACAGGATTGACTAATGGAAAAACCAAAGCCTACAACCGACTCGCAAAGCTTTATCAATACAGGGCTTTTGGATACAGAAGCTTTTTTAACTACAGGCTTCGATTGCTAAATGCATGAGAGGACTGAGACTCTGGACAAAGTCCACCATCGACCAAGTAGAACC contains:
- a CDS encoding transposase, yielding MFKEALHKLYRARGLQKATEAFVRLTDQMAKSSLKEIIKLRKTLMKWRKEILNYFVTGLTNGKTKAYNRLAKLYQYRAFGYRSFFNYRLRLLNA